In Cyclopterus lumpus isolate fCycLum1 chromosome 9, fCycLum1.pri, whole genome shotgun sequence, a single genomic region encodes these proteins:
- the rorb gene encoding nuclear receptor ROR-beta yields MRAQIEVIPCKICGDKSSGIHYGVITCEGCKGFFRRSQQNNASYSCPRQRNCLIDRTNRNRCQHCRLQKCLALGMSRDAVKFGRMSKKQRDSLYEEVQKHQARLLEQRQQQTGEAEALARVYSSSLTNGLSTLNHEIGGTYANGHVIELPKASHGNGGGVQGGYYGMDSTQPSPDQSGLDMSGIKHIKQEPVYDLTPVPNLFSYGGYQDSQLGPNNVSMGELDRIAQNIIKSHLETCQYTTEELQQLAWQTHSYEEVKMYQSKPRDVLWQQCAIQITHAIQYVVEFAKRISGFMELCQNDQILLLKSGCLEVVLVRMCRAFNPLNNTVLFEGKYGGMQMFKALGCDDLVSAVFDFAKSLCSLQLTEEEIALFSAAVLISTDRPWLMEPRKVQKLQEKIYFALQHIMQKNHMDEDALAKLISRIPTLSALCTLHTEELQAFQQLHPETVNVLFPPLYKELFNPDPNSAIAMPK; encoded by the exons CCCAAATCGAAGTCATACCTTGCAAAATCTGCGGGGACAAATCTTCAGGTATCCACTATGGAGTCATTACATGTGAGGGATGTAAG GGTTTCTTCAGACGGAGTCAGCAAAACAATGCATCCTACTCCTGCCCCCGCCAGAGGAACTGCCTCATCGACAGAACCAACCGCAACCGCTGCCAACACTGCCGCCTGCAGAAATGTCTCGCCCTAGGAATGTCCAGAGATG CTGTAAAGTTTGGCCGCATGTCCAAGAAGCAACGGGACAGCCTATATGAGGAGGTCCAGAAGCACCAAGCTCGGCTGCTGgagcagaggcagcagcagaccGGCGAAGCGGAAGCTCTAGCACGGGTTTACTCGTCCAGCCTAACCAACGGACTGTCCACCCTTAATCATGAGATTGGGGGCACCTATGCCAATGGTCACGTCATTGAGCTGCCCAAGGCTAGCCATGGTAATGGAGGTGGAGTCCAAGGGGGATACTATGGGATGGATTCCACCCAGCCATCCCCAGACCAGTCAGGTTTGGACATGTCGGGCATTAAGCACATTAAACAGGAGCCGGTGTATGACCTGACGCCAGTGCCCAACCTGTTCAGCTACGGAGGCTACCAGGACAGTCAGCTGGGACCCAATAATGTCAGCATGGGAGAGCTGG ACCGTATTGCTCAGAATATCATCAAGTCGCACTTGGAAACATGTCAGTACACAACAGAGGAACTGCAGCAGTTAGCCTGGCAGACACACTCCTACGAAGAGGTCAAGATGTACCAGAGCAAG CCTCGGGACGTGTTGTGGCAGCAGTGTGCCATCCAGATCACCCATGCAATCCAGTACGTGGTGGAGTTTGCCAAGCGCATCTCAGGCTTCATGGAACTGTGTCAGAACGACCAGATCCTCCTGCTCAAATCAG GTTGTTTGGAGGTAGTCTTGGTGCGGATGTGCAGGGCCTTCAACCCTCTCAACAACACTGTGCTCTTTGAAGGGAAGTATGGAGGCATGCAGATGTTCAAAGCTCTAG GTTGTGATGACTTAGTGAGTGCAGTTTTTGACTTTGCCAAGAGTTTGTGTTCACTGCAGCTGACAGAGGAGGAGATCGCTCTGTTCTCAGCAGCTGTACTAATTTCCACAG ATCGACCGTGGCTGATGGAGCCTCGGAAAGTCCAGAAGCTCCAGGAGAAGATCTACTTTGCTCTGCAGCACATTATGCAGAAGAACCACATGGATGAAGACGCACTGGCTAAG CTGATCAGCCGAATCCCAACGTTGTCCGCCCTGTGCACGCTCCACACCGAGGAACTCCAGGCTTTCCAGCAGCTACACCCAGAAACAGTCAACGTCCTCTTCCCTCCGCTCTACAAAGAACTCTTCAACCCCGACCCCAACTCTGCCATTGCCATGCCCAAGTGA